The Mercurialis annua linkage group LG8, ddMerAnnu1.2, whole genome shotgun sequence genome window below encodes:
- the LOC126661430 gene encoding uncharacterized protein LOC126661430 isoform X2, producing the protein MEKLIIMTKPPLSSILNNKPDIIPPPKPIKSKPTDSHLNHLCKTGRLNEAVTALEQSNSKISSKTFINLLQSCIQLNSLTLGRKLHAHLHLVEETNVNPFLQTKLVSMYCKCGSLRDARKVFDEMPERNLYTWSAMIGGFCRDHRWKEVVELFGLMMEENCLPDAFLLPKILQACGNFRDVEAGEMVHCLAVKCGVDGYPFVSNSILAIYAKCGELNLARKCFDRIERREIVSWNAMISGYCQNGYIEEARTLFDAMCEEGIEPCLVTWNILISGYNQVGCCEVAMGLMKKMEILGVKPDVFTWTSMISGLAQNDMTNKAVYLFNDMILAGVEPNGVTISSAISACASLKVYNEGLELHALAVKMGFVEDVLVCNSLIDMYSKCGDLENACKVFDMMPEKDVYSWNSMIGGFCQAGYCGKAHLLFMKMQKSETQPNAITWNNMIWGYIHHGDDDRAMDLFRRMEEDGKIRRDTATWNSLISGYLQIGQKDKALSIFRQMQSFGISPNSVTILSVLPACANLVALKMVKEIHCCVIRRNLESVLPITNSLIDIYAKSGNIGYSRTIFDRTLAKNFITWNSLIAGYVLFGCSDAALKLVDQMTKLGLKPNKSTFSFEAGEKKPIALGPWGGQDGHRWDDGVHSTVRQLVIAHGSGIDSIQFEYDKKGTSIWSEKHGGSGGIRTDKVKLDYPEEYLVSVNGHYGSLNQWGSVFILSLTFQSNKRTYGPFGVEQGTYFSFPVTGGKIVGFHGKSGWFLDSIGIYLKPVQQKKSSKALVLPKSSVYAGTENIGYSVIQGTAGNNYDIVVAVKQKEKYSSPLQHKPPPKQISSDSSGEDANDKTPKVRSMDSKPEGLITYGPWGGSGGSAFDDGINTGIRQIYLSRNVGIVSVRVQYDRNGQAVWGSKHGGTGGFKTDKIMFDYPSEILTHISGTYGPFMYMGPMIIKSLTFYTNKGKHGPFGEEQGPSFSSKPNEGKIVGFYGKEGLFLDAIGVSVMEGNVKSSRHYISDAIVKAEADVTEIDNSPWSNKLVIAKRGPIEEVACAVVKEPAPFGPGPWGGNGGKPWDDGVFSGIKQIFVTRAEAICSVQIEYDRNGQSVWSVRHGGTGGTATNRVKLEYPHEVLIRISGYYGADEKSTVVKSLTFYTSRGQYGPFGDEVGTFFTSANTEGKIVGLHGRSGAYLDAIGVHMQHWLGNNRTPRSSLFKMFN; encoded by the exons ATGGAGAAGTTAATTATAATGACCAAACCACCCCTATCTTCAATCCTCAACAACAAACCAGACATTATCCCACCACCCAAaccaatcaaatccaaaccCACCGACTCACATTTAAACCACCTCTGCAAAACCGGCCGGTTAAACGAGGCAGTAACCGCTCTTGAACAAAGTAATTCTAAAATATCATCTAAAACCTTCATAAACTTGCTCCAATCTTGTATCCAACTCAATTCGCTTACGCTCGGCCGGAAGCTCCATGCCCATCTTCACTTAGTCGAGGAAACCAATGTCAATCCGTTTCTTCAGACCAAGCTAGTGAGTATGTACTGTAAATGCGGGAGTTTAAGGGATGCACGTAaggtgttcgatgaaatgcctGAGCGAAATTTGTACACATGGTCCGCTATGATTGGTGGGTTTTGTAGAGATCATAGGTGGAAGGAAGTtgtcgagttgtttggtttgatgATGGAGGAGAATTGCTTGCCTGATGCTTTCTTGTTGCCTAAGATATTGCAAGCTTGTGGGAATTTTCGAGATGTTGAGGCCGGGGAGATGGTGCATTGTTTGGCGGTTAAATGTGGAGTGGACGGTTATCCTTTTGTTAGTAACTCGATTTTGGCGATTTACGCCAAGTGTGGGGAGTTGAATTTGGCTAGGAAGTGTTTTGATAGGATAGAGAGGAGGGAGATTGTGAGTTGGAATGCTATGATATCCGGGTATTGCCAAAACGGATACATTGAGGAAGCTCGAACATTATTTGATGCAATGTGTGAGGAGGGGATTGAACCTTGTTTAGTGACGTGGAATATACTGATATCGGGTTATAATCAGGTAGGGTGTTGTGAAGTTGCGATGGGATTGATGAAGAAGATGGAAATTCTTGGGGTGAAACCTGATGTTTTCACTTGGACTTCTATGATTTCAGGGTTGGCACAAAATGATATGACGAATAAGGCGGTGTATTTGTTCAATGATATGATTTTGGCTGGGGTTGAGCCGAATGGAGTCACGATTAGTAGTGCAATATCAGCATGTGCTTCTTTGAAAGTGTACAATGAAGGGTTGGAACTACATGCACTTGCAGTTAAGATGGGTTTTGTGGAAGACGTGCTAGTTTGTAATTCACTCATTGACATGTACTCAAAGTGTGGGGATCTGGAAAATGCTTGTAAGGTTTTTGATATGATGCCGGAGAAAGATGTTTATAGTTGGAATTCCATGATTGGGGGCTTTTGTCAAGCTGGATATTGCGGTAAAGCTCATTTGCTCTTCATGAAAATGCAAAAATCTGAAACACAACCTAACGCCATCACATGGAATAATATGATATGGGGATATATACACCATGGTGATGACGATCGAGCCATGGATCTTTTTCGAAGGATGGAAGAGGATGGGAAAATCAGGCGTGATACTGCCACATGGAACTCTCTTATTTCTGGTTATCTGCAAATTGGACAGAAAGACAAGGCACTTAGCATATTTCGACAAATGCAGTCTTTTGGTATTAGTCCCAATTCTGTGACTATTCTGAGTGTTTTACCTGCTTGCGCGAATTTAGTTGCTCTGAAAATGGTAAAAGAAATCCATTGTTGTGTGATACGTAGAAATTTGGAGTCTGTACTCCCCATTACGAATTCACTGATAGACATTTATGCCAAGTCAGGGAACATAGGATATTCAAGAACTATATTTGATAGAACGTTGGCCAAAAATTTCATCACCTGGAACTCATTGATAGctggttatgttttatttggTTGTTCAGATGCTGCACTTAAACTTGTCGATCAGATGACAAAACTAGGACTTAAGCCCAACAAAAGTACTTTT AGCTTTGAGGCTGGTGAGAAGAAACCTATTGCACTAGGACCATGGGGTGGTCAAGATGGCCATCGATGGGATGATGGAGTACACTCTACAGTAAGACAATTGGTGATAGCTCATGGATCGGGCATTGACTCAATCCAGTTTGAGTACGATAAGAAGGGGACCTCGATATGGTCAGAAAAGCATGGGGGAAGTGGAGGTATCAGAACAGACAAG GTGAAGCTTGATTACCCTGAAGAATATCTTGTTTCCGTAAATGGTCACTACGGTAGCTTAAATCAATGGGGATCGGTTTTTATTCTTTCGCTTACTTTTCAAAGCAATAAAAGAACATATGGACCATTTGGTGTTGAACAAGGAACATATTTTTCTTTCCCTGTGACTGGGGGTAAAATTGTTGGATTTCATGGCAAGAGTGGCTGGTTTCTTGATTCGATCGGTATTTATTTGAAGCCTGTCCAACAAAAAAAGAGTTCCAAAGCTTTGGTCCTACCAAAGAGTTCTGTCTATGCTGGGACTGAAAATATTGGCTACTCTGTGATACAAGGAACTGCAGGCAATAATTATGACATAGTTGTTGCTGTGAAGCAGAAGGAGAAATATAGCAGCCCTCTACAACACAAACCACCCCCGAAACAAATTTCTTCTGATTCTAGCGGTGAAGATGCCAATGACAAG ACTCCTAAGGTTAGAAGCATGGATTCAAAACCTGAAGGCCTGATAACATATGGACCCTGGGGTGGTAGCGGTGGCTCTGCTTTTGATGACGGGATCAACACAGGGATCAGACAAATCTATTTGTCACGTAATGTTGGAATTGTATCTGTCCGAGTTCAATATGATCGCAACGGTCAAGCTGTGTGGGGAAGTAAACATGGAGGGACTGGAGGATTTAAGACTGATAAG ATAATGTTCGATTATCCATCTGAAATACTCACGCATATATCAGGAACTTATGGTCCCTTCATGTACATGGGACCTATGATCATCAAGTCGCTTACGTTCTACACCAACAAGGGGAAGCATGGACCTTTTGGAGAAGAACAAGGGCCTTCTTTTTCGTCCAAACCGAATGAAGGCAAGATTGTCGGGTTCTATGGGAAGGAGGGTTTATTCCTAGATGCTATCGGTGTTAGTGTGATGGAAGGAAATGTTAAATCTTCTAGGCATTATATCAGTGATGCAATTGTTAAAGCAGAAGCTGATGTTACTGAGATTGATAATTCTCCTTGGTCTAATAAGCTAGTAATAGCGAAACGAGGACCAATCGAAGAG GTAGCTTGTGCTGTAGTCAAAGAGCCAGCGCCATTTGGTCCGGGTCCTTGGGGTGGGAATGGAGGAAAACCATGGGATGATGGAGTATTTTCTGGGATAAAGCAGATATTTGTGACTAGAGCTGAGGCTATTTGTTCAGTGCAGATTGAGTATGATCGGAACGGACAATCTGTGTGGTCCGTAAGGCACGGAGGTACCGGGGGAACTGCCACAAACAGG GTGAAATTGGAGTACCCGCATGAAGTGCTGATACGTATATCAGGTTACTATGGAGCTGATGAGAAGTCAACTGTGGTGAAGTCGCTCACATTTTACACGAGTCGAGGCCAATATGGTCCGTTTGGTGACGAGGTTGGTACATTTTTCACTTCTGCAAATACAGAGGGCAAAATTGTTGGTCTCCATGGAAGGTCTGGAGCTTACTTGGATGCCATTGGTGTCCACATGCAGCACTGGCTTGGAAATAATCGAACCCCAAGGTCATCTCTCTTCAAGATGTTCAATTGA
- the LOC126661430 gene encoding jacalin-related lectin 3-like isoform X1 — protein sequence MSFEAGEKKPIALGPWGGQDGHRWDDGVHSTVRQLVIAHGSGIDSIQFEYDKKGTSIWSEKHGGSGGIRTDKVKLDYPEEYLVSVNGHYGSLNQWGSVFILSLTFQSNKRTYGPFGVEQGTYFSFPVTGGKIVGFHGKSGWFLDSIGIYLKPVQQKKSSKALVLPKSSVYAGTENIGYSVIQGTAGNNYDIVVAVKQKEKYSSPLQHKPPPKQISSDSSGEDANDKTPKVRSMDSKPEGLITYGPWGGSGGSAFDDGINTGIRQIYLSRNVGIVSVRVQYDRNGQAVWGSKHGGTGGFKTDKIMFDYPSEILTHISGTYGPFMYMGPMIIKSLTFYTNKGKHGPFGEEQGPSFSSKPNEGKIVGFYGKEGLFLDAIGVSVMEGNVKSSRHYISDAIVKAEADVTEIDNSPWSNKLVIAKRGPIEEVACAVVKEPAPFGPGPWGGNGGKPWDDGVFSGIKQIFVTRAEAICSVQIEYDRNGQSVWSVRHGGTGGTATNRVKLEYPHEVLIRISGYYGADEKSTVVKSLTFYTSRGQYGPFGDEVGTFFTSANTEGKIVGLHGRSGAYLDAIGVHMQHWLGNNRTPRSSLFKMFN from the exons ATG AGCTTTGAGGCTGGTGAGAAGAAACCTATTGCACTAGGACCATGGGGTGGTCAAGATGGCCATCGATGGGATGATGGAGTACACTCTACAGTAAGACAATTGGTGATAGCTCATGGATCGGGCATTGACTCAATCCAGTTTGAGTACGATAAGAAGGGGACCTCGATATGGTCAGAAAAGCATGGGGGAAGTGGAGGTATCAGAACAGACAAG GTGAAGCTTGATTACCCTGAAGAATATCTTGTTTCCGTAAATGGTCACTACGGTAGCTTAAATCAATGGGGATCGGTTTTTATTCTTTCGCTTACTTTTCAAAGCAATAAAAGAACATATGGACCATTTGGTGTTGAACAAGGAACATATTTTTCTTTCCCTGTGACTGGGGGTAAAATTGTTGGATTTCATGGCAAGAGTGGCTGGTTTCTTGATTCGATCGGTATTTATTTGAAGCCTGTCCAACAAAAAAAGAGTTCCAAAGCTTTGGTCCTACCAAAGAGTTCTGTCTATGCTGGGACTGAAAATATTGGCTACTCTGTGATACAAGGAACTGCAGGCAATAATTATGACATAGTTGTTGCTGTGAAGCAGAAGGAGAAATATAGCAGCCCTCTACAACACAAACCACCCCCGAAACAAATTTCTTCTGATTCTAGCGGTGAAGATGCCAATGACAAG ACTCCTAAGGTTAGAAGCATGGATTCAAAACCTGAAGGCCTGATAACATATGGACCCTGGGGTGGTAGCGGTGGCTCTGCTTTTGATGACGGGATCAACACAGGGATCAGACAAATCTATTTGTCACGTAATGTTGGAATTGTATCTGTCCGAGTTCAATATGATCGCAACGGTCAAGCTGTGTGGGGAAGTAAACATGGAGGGACTGGAGGATTTAAGACTGATAAG ATAATGTTCGATTATCCATCTGAAATACTCACGCATATATCAGGAACTTATGGTCCCTTCATGTACATGGGACCTATGATCATCAAGTCGCTTACGTTCTACACCAACAAGGGGAAGCATGGACCTTTTGGAGAAGAACAAGGGCCTTCTTTTTCGTCCAAACCGAATGAAGGCAAGATTGTCGGGTTCTATGGGAAGGAGGGTTTATTCCTAGATGCTATCGGTGTTAGTGTGATGGAAGGAAATGTTAAATCTTCTAGGCATTATATCAGTGATGCAATTGTTAAAGCAGAAGCTGATGTTACTGAGATTGATAATTCTCCTTGGTCTAATAAGCTAGTAATAGCGAAACGAGGACCAATCGAAGAG GTAGCTTGTGCTGTAGTCAAAGAGCCAGCGCCATTTGGTCCGGGTCCTTGGGGTGGGAATGGAGGAAAACCATGGGATGATGGAGTATTTTCTGGGATAAAGCAGATATTTGTGACTAGAGCTGAGGCTATTTGTTCAGTGCAGATTGAGTATGATCGGAACGGACAATCTGTGTGGTCCGTAAGGCACGGAGGTACCGGGGGAACTGCCACAAACAGG GTGAAATTGGAGTACCCGCATGAAGTGCTGATACGTATATCAGGTTACTATGGAGCTGATGAGAAGTCAACTGTGGTGAAGTCGCTCACATTTTACACGAGTCGAGGCCAATATGGTCCGTTTGGTGACGAGGTTGGTACATTTTTCACTTCTGCAAATACAGAGGGCAAAATTGTTGGTCTCCATGGAAGGTCTGGAGCTTACTTGGATGCCATTGGTGTCCACATGCAGCACTGGCTTGGAAATAATCGAACCCCAAGGTCATCTCTCTTCAAGATGTTCAATTGA
- the LOC126661438 gene encoding putative serine/threonine-protein kinase-like protein CCR3: protein MAESIHIDVKIDDIGSDKTHGAADRFNQKVYKLERLFLISNFILELPSAAFDQLSSVHKPQYALFSMIMSFTILIISIIDLVYKIQNEGVTWMMKGWLPWFYYPYPNLKRFGRFPDIVGFVCAIFQCIFASLSYVLVYQHIDNPIKISVWPMVFAFALLYSRFSGNQKSTPKVRRLTRATEFSFAELAVATDNFSIRNKVGDGTFSIVYRGKLVNGSEIVVQRGEKGHEENFDSEIEFLSRLHHKHLVRLIGFYEDENERLLVYEYMKNGELSRHLHDKKFNEMNNSMINSWKMRIKIALDAVRGIDYLHNYAVPPVIHRGIKSSNILLDSNWTARVAEFAFSTPQSENGYKSINAAGAVGYVDPEYSTRKVLTAKSDVYSFGVVLLELLTGKKAMFIDVDGGIARSVVDFAVPKIVSGEIVKVLDPRVTPPEHNEAEAVELVAETAAHCVNLDARERPNIADVVANLERSLSLCYAENKGSFFALNLSKKIKKVYPSDFKQKNPKLVRVDSI from the exons ATGGCTGAATCCATACATATTGATGTTAAAATTGATGATATCGGTAGCGACAAGACACATGGCGCCGCAGATCGCTTCAATCAAAAG GTTTATAAACTAGAAAGATTGTTCCTGATTTCCAATTTCATCTTAGAACTTCCATCAGCGGCTTTCGATCAACTATCTTCTGTACATAAGCCTCAGTATGCACTATTTAGCATGATAATGTCTTTCACAATCTTGATCATTTCTATAATTGATCTTGTATACAAGATTCAAAATGAAGGAGTAACTTGGATGATGAAAGGGTGGTTACCCTGGTTTTATTATCCATATCCTAATCTCAAGCGATTTGGAAGATTTCCGGACATTGTAGGATTCGTTTGTGCAATCTTTCAATGCATTTTCGCTTCACTTTCGTATGTTTTAGTGTACCAGCATATCGATAATCCAATCAAAATATCCGTTTGGCCTATGGTCTTTGCTTTTGCCTTGCTATATTCAAGGTTTTCAggaaatcaaaaatcaactccGAAGGTAAGGAGATTGACTAGAGCCACAGAATTCAGTTTCGCAGAGCTTGCTGTCGCAACTGATAATTTTTCGATACGAAACAAGGTTGGTGACGGAACTTTTAGCATTGTTTATAGGGGGAAACTAGTAAATGGCAGTGAAATAGTGGTACAAAGAGGGGAGAAAGGTCATGAAGAGAATTTTGATTCTGAAATCGAATTCCTGTCGAGGCTTCATCATAAACATCTAGTTAGACTAATTGGATTCTATGAAGATGAAAATGAGAGACTATTAGTCTATGAGTACATGAAAAACGGAGAGCTATCGCGGCATTTACACGACAAGAAATTCAATGAAATGAACAATAGTATGATAAATTCATGGAAAATGAGAATCAAGATTGCTTTAGATGCAGTTAGAGGAATCGATTATCTTCACAACTACGCAGTCCCGCCAGTAATTCACAGAGGCATTAAATCTTCCAACATTTTGCTCGATTCGAATTGGACTGCAAGAGTTGCAGAGTTTGCATTTTCTACTCCTCAATCAGAAAATGGTTACAAGTCCATAAACGCGGCTGGTGCAGTTGGATACGTTGATCCTGAGTACTCTACTCGAAAAGTGTTAACTGCAAAGAGTGATGTGTATAGTTTCGGTGTCGTTTTGTTAGAGCTTTTGACAGGGAAGAAAGCTATGTTCATTGATGTTGATGGAGGAATAGCAAGAAGTGTAGTGGATTTTGCAGTGCCGAAAATTGTATCAGGTGAGATTGTTAAGGTTTTAGATCCTAGAGTTACTCCGCCGGAGCATAATGAAGCGGAGGCAGTTGAGCTGGTGGCAGAAACTGCGGCTCATTGTGTTAATTTGGATGCCAGGGAGAGGCCAAATATAGCTGATGTTGTAGCTAACCTGGAAAGAAGTTTGTCTCTCTGTTATGCAGAGAACAAAGGGTCGTTTTTCGCccttaatttatctaaaaagataaaaaaagtcTATCCTAGtgatttcaaacaaaaaaatccaaaacttgTTAGAGTTGATTCAATTTAA
- the LOC126661437 gene encoding putative serine/threonine-protein kinase-like protein CCR3, which yields MAESIHIDVKDDDIGSDKTRAAADCFNRKVTRLERLFLISNLILELPSAAFDQLSSVHKPQYALFSMLMSFTILIISIIDLVYKIQTEGVIWMTKGWIPWFYYRHPDLKRFGNFPDIVGFIFAIFQCIFASLSYVFVTRQINNPIKISYWPMIFAFAILYSRFSGNQKSKKTTKIRRLTRVTEFSFAELAAATDNFSLQNKLGAGPFSIVYRGKLVDGSEVVVKRGEKGHERNISEEQDKAFDSEFEFLSRLHHKHLVGLIGFSEDENEKLLVYEYMVNGDLHTHLHDKKFNEMNNNMISSWKTRIKIALDAARGIDYLHNYAVPPVIHRGIKSSNILLDSNWTARIADFAFSAPESKNGYKSMNAIEAVGYIDPEYSTRKVLTPKSDVYSFGVVLLELLTGKKAIFTDDAYDSGGISRSVVDFAVPQILSGDVVNVLDPRVIRPKLKDAEAVEMVAYTAANCANLDAKERPNISEVVANLERSLALGFANSNDGLELPTRGRAKTELDHSKDKIS from the exons ATGGCTGAATCCATACATATAGATGTTAAAGATGATGATATTGGTAGCGACAAGACACGAGCCGCCGCGGATTGCTTTAATCGAAAG GTAACTAGACTAGAAAGATTATTCCTGATCTCCAATCTCATCTTAGAACTTCCATCAGCGGCTTTCGATCAACTATCATCTGTGCATAAGCCTCAGTATGCACTATTTAGCATGTTAATGTCTTTCACAATCTTGATCATTTCGATCATTGACCTTGTGTACAAGATTCAAACCGAAGGCGTAATTTGGATGACGAAAGGATGGATACCCTGGTTTTATTATCGACATCCGGATCTCAAGCGATTTGGAAACTTTCCAGACATTGTTGGATTCATTTTCGCGATCTTCCAATGCATTTTCGCATCGTTATCATACGTGTTTGTGACTCGACAGATCAACAATCCGATCAAAATATCCTATTGGCCTATGATATTTGCTTTTGCCATACTGTATTCAAGATTTTCaggaaatcaaaaatcaaaaaaaactaCAAAGATAAGGAGATTGACTAGAGTCACGGAATTCAGTTTCGCAGAGCTTGCTGCCGCAACTGATAATTTTTCGCTACAAAACAAGCTTGGTGCAGGACCTTTTAGCATTGTCTATAGAGGGAAACTAGTAGATGGTAGTGAAGTAGTGGTAAAAAGAGGGGAGAAAGGTCATGAAAGGAATATTTCTGAAGAGCAAGACAAAGCTTTCGATTCTGAATTTGAATTCCTGTCGAGGCTTCATCACAAACATCTAGTTGGACTAATCGGATTTTCCGAAGATGAAAACGAGAAACTTTTAGTCTATGAGTACATGGTAAACGGAGATTTGCATACGCATTTGCATGACAAGAAATTCAATGAAATGAACAATAATATGATAAGTTCATGGAAAACAAGAATCAAAATTGCTTTAGATGCAGCTAGAGGAATCGATTATCTTCACAACTACGCAGTCCCGCCGGTAATTCATAGAGGCATCAAATCTTCCAACATTTTGCTTGACTCAAATTGGACTGCAAGAATTGCAGACTTTGCATTTTCTGCTCCTGAATCAAAAAACGGTTACAAATCAATGAACGCAATCGAAGCAGTTGGATACATCGATCCTGAGTACTCTACTCGAAAAGTGTTAACTCCAAAAAGTGATGTGTATAGTTTCGGCGTTGTATTGTTAGAACTTTTGACTGGGAAGAAAGCTATATTCACGGATGATGCTTATGATAGTGGAGGAATATCAAGAAGTGTAGTGGACTTTGCAGTGCCGCAAATATTATCCGGTGACGTTGTTAATGTTTTAGACCCTAGGGTCATTCGACCGAAGCTTAAAGACGCAGAAGCAGTAGAAATGGTGGCATATACTGCAGCTAATTGTGCGAATTTGGACGCGAAAGAGAGGCCAAATATAAGTGAAGTAGTAGCCAACTTGGAGCGAAGTTTGGCTCTCGGTTTTGCAAATAGTAATGATGGTTTAGAACTTCCGACTAGGGGGCGAGCAAAAACAGAACTAGATCATTCCAAAGATAAAATCTCATAG
- the LOC126661439 gene encoding putative serine/threonine-protein kinase-like protein CCR3, protein MAESIHIMDVKDEDDIGSDKTHATADRFNQKVTKLFLISNVILELPSAAFDQLSSVHQPQYALFSMILSYIILIISIIDLVHKIQTEGVTWMMRRWIPWFYYPYPNLKPFGRFPDIVGFICAILQCIFASLSYAFVTRHIDNPIKISFWPMIFAFALLYSKFSVKQKSTMKRRRLTRATEFSFAELAAATDNFSPQNKLGAGTFSIVYRGKLVNGSEIVVKRGEKGHEKNFSEEQHKAFDSEFEFLSRLHHKHLVRLIGFYEDEYERLLVYEYMKNGDLYRHLHDKKCNEMSTINSWKMRIKIALDAARGIDYLHNYAVPPVIHRGIKSSNILLDSNWTARVSEFAFSVKAPGSENNNKPMKVGGTTGYVDPVYYTRKTLTPKSDVYSFGVVLLELLTGKKAIFKDDHDDSGGIARSIVDFAVPKILSGEVVTVLDPRVIRPELKEAEAVELVAYTALHCVNLDARERPNIGDVVANLERSLALCNENSDDSLVVSTRDRAQNETRPLLRIS, encoded by the exons atgGCTGAATCCATACATATTATGGATGTTAAAGATGAAGATGATATTGGTAGTGACAAGACTCATGCAACTGCCGATCGCTTCAATCAAAAG GTTACTAAACTATTCCTGATCTCCAATGTCATCTTAGAGCTTCCATCAGCTGCTTTTGATCAACTTTCATCTGTGCATCAGCCTCAGTATGCACTATTTAGTATGATCTTGTCTTACATAATCTTGATCATTTCGATTATTGATCTTGTTCACAAGATTCAAACAGAAGGAGTAACTTGGATGATGAGAAGATGGATACCCTGGTTTTATTATCCATATCCGAATCTCAAGCCATTCGGAAGATTTCCGGACATTGTTGGATTCATTTGTGCAATCTTACAATGCATTTTCGCATCACTTTCGTATGCGTTTGTGACTCGACATATCGATAATCCAATCAAAATATCCTTTTGGCCTATGATATTTGCTTTTGCTCTACTGTATTCAAAATTTTCAGTTAAACAAAAATCAACTATGAAGAGAAGGAGATTGACTAGAGCCACGGAATTCAGCTTCGCAGAGCTTGCTGCCGCAACTGATAATTTTTCGCCACAAAACAAGCTTGGTGCAGGAACTTTCAGCATTGTTTATAGAGGGAAACTAGTAAATGGTAGTGAAATAGTGGTGAAAAGAGGGGAGAAAGGTCATGAAAAGAATTTTTCCGAAGAGCAACACAAAGCTTTCGATTCTGAATTTGAATTCCTGTCGAGGCTTCATCACAAACATCTAGTTAGACTAATCGGATTCTATGAAGATGAATACGAGAGGCTTTTAGTCTACGAGTACATGAAAAATGGAGATTTGTATAGGCATTTGCATGACAAGAAATGCAATGAAATGAGTACTATAAATTCATGGAAAATGAGGATCAAAATTGCTTTAGATGCAGCAAGAGGAATAGATTACCTTCACAACTATGCAGTCCCGCCTGTAATTCACAGAGGAATCAAATCTTCCAACATTTTGCTCGACTCGAATTGGACTGCAAGAGTTTCAGAGTTTGCATTTTCGGTGAAAGCTCCTGGATCAGAAAACAATAACAAGCCAATGAAGGTAGGAGGAACAACAGGATATGTCGATCCTGTGTACTATACTCGAAAAACGTTAACTCCGAAAAGTGATGTGTATAGTTTCGGCGTCGTATTATTAGAACTTTTGACAGGGAAGAAAGCTATATTCAAGGATGATCATGATGATAGTGGAGGAATAGCAAGAAGCATAGTGGACTTTGCAGTGCCGAAAATATTATCCGGTGAAGTTGTTACGGTTTTAGATCCAAGGGTTATTCGACCGGAGCTTAAGGAAGCGGAGGCAGTAGAGCTGGTGGCATACACTGCACTTCATTGTGTGAATTTGGATGCCAGAGAGAGGCCGAATATAGGTGATGTAGTTGCCAATTTGGAGCGGAGTCTGGCTCTCTGTAATGAAAATAGTGATGATAGTTTAGTAGTTTCGACTAGGGACCGAGCACAAAATGAAACTAGACCACTTTTAAGAATAAGTTGA